Below is a genomic region from Tripterygium wilfordii isolate XIE 37 chromosome 12, ASM1340144v1, whole genome shotgun sequence.
aaaaaatcaacgcTTTAGAGCTTCAAAACAAGACGTATTGAAATAGCGAGAGAGATAGAAACTGAAAATCACCTGAAATGAGAGAAACTGGAGCTGGAGAGTGTAAATTGAAGCCATCTATGGATGACTTTGTTTCATACTCTACAAAGATTGGGGTTTTAGGATTTTCAAAAATTCacactttctagtttctacagATGAACATGTGATGTTGGACCTTCCAAATCTGGAAACCCTTGTTTCAAGGTTAAAATAGCACCATCTTACTCTGGTCTTAAAGGATGTGTCTTGGTAAGCTTTTCACTCGAAAAGTTACCTCAGTGTTGATTACTTAAGAGTGACCAGTAATATATGCTTCTTGTTTTGTTCAGCCTGTGCCTCCCAAGTATTTTAGAACTAGTGACTCAAACAAAGTTGAAGACATCTGCATTATCATACCTATGGATGGGAGTCCCAAAAGGTGGTGTGTGAGGTATAGTGCAAAACATAGCAGACTGATTGGAGGGTGGTCCATTTTCGTGAAAGATAATCAGTTAGAGGTGAACGATGTTTGTAAGTTTGAGGGGGTGGAGCAAATGCCTACTGTTTTGAAGGTTAACATACACAGGAAGTGCTGCTAGCTAGCTGTGCAATAATGGAGGAGCAGAGCTGCCTATGTTTCGTGAGGTTTTGGAGTTGGGTCTTGCTCTGATGCTCTCATTTGGTTTCTGGTGGTTTAGTTCGTTGTATTTAGGGGTTCGTTTTGCCCTTCTAGGCATGTGTCCCTGAATTGCTTGTGAATGGTTGTTCAATTTCTCTGTTTTGGGTGTTTTCAGGCCTCCTTTCAAACCTGTTCTATGAACAACAGGACTAGTCCTCTGGTTTTCTTTATGAATTTGCTTTATAGCTGATTGATCAATTCCATGATTTAGAAGAAGCTTTTTTCCTTGTTTAAGGACTCCGAACCACTTGAACAGAACAGGTAAAAATCTCCATCCTTTCTCTCTCAACATTAAAAAGCATAGGTTCAATTCCCTTTTCCTTGCTTAAAGTGCGCCTTATCtaccaaacaacaaaaacaatgaaaaacttatgcttATTAAACTGATCAAATCATTGCGTTCTGCGAATATCTGCAGTCTTCCTAATCAGTATCAGCTAAACAGCAGCGTATTTGACTCGGATTACACAAGATAAATCTTCTAAACTTAAAACACCTTACATCAAAAAAGGTTATATAAAGCTCAAGGTTCTATAGATCGTATCTTAAATTCCATCTACCATTCATGTCACCATTGAGTGTCCAATTATTCTCCTTTATCTGCATATACGGAACCTGTGAAAAgagaagttttaaaattttgtttaagtagcaaaaaaaaaagtcgagTTGAGGCAACTTAACAACTAGAAGACGAAAATAGAACATTCAAAAATAAGAGATTATGGTTCGCTAAAAGGTGTAATCTAATCCATGTAAGGTGGGCAGGAGATTGACAATGAGAAGAACTTACACCATTGAATTCACTGTCGGAAAAATATGCAAGGGTAATTACTCAGAGCACTTGGCCCCAAAATAACCCCAAACGAATAGATAATCATAATCCCACCCCCAAAAAggagaacaataaataaataaacagatTACGAAAAGGAGAAGGACTATGAAAATGCCATACACGTGCCCATAATTATGAATGGAGAGAATCTACCTTGTCAAATGCTTCATAGCCAATTTTAAGCCTCACATCTTGGTCTTTCTGAAAATTAAGTAGGCTCCAAGTAAACTCAGCACCTCCTTTATAATTTTTCTGTCATGTGACTTGAAAATATTAGCAGCACAGAGAAGCTAAAACAACATTTTAGGATCCAAGTTTTAAATAAACTGTCTATTAATTTGGATTAAAACATGGAGGAAAAATCTACATTATCTAAAATTACAGCTTTGAAACTGCTGAAGAGACGTAACGACAGCATTTTAAGTTCATCAAACAGACCAAAAAAATAGTAGAACCAATTCAGATTTCGACAGAATCGAATTAGAAGTATTTCTAAGAACCcaaataaaaaagggaaaacCAAAAGCACCAACCTCTCTGAATTCTTTATCGACATCACACTGCCCTTTGATGACAAAGCTTAGCAAATCATCACTAGTCACAGGAAATGACATCTTTCCACGTACACTGTAttggagcttctcatgtttACTATATTTCACTCCTACACCAAGGTTTGCTGAAGCCTATATTTGATACATCGAAaatcttataaaaaaatatcaatttgCAATTTTGCATAAAGGTCTTAATTTTGAGTCTGAGAGTAGGGAAGGAATATACCTCTGGATAAAAGTGTCTTATCATCGCACAAAAATAACTGGGGGCTCCAATTCTTGTATCTAGCTCTCCATGAAGCTAAATAGAACATAGAAAAAGAAACTTATGAACATTAAATGCTGAGTTTGAAACTAACATCAGTGCAGACATTTTAAATCATTGAAATTCAATAAATACAAAAAGtttcatatcatcatcatcatcaaagcctttatctcAAACCATGTTGGGATCAGCTGTTTCCATTCAATAAAATCTGAAAAGATGATTGCCTGAGTTCACATGAATGCGAGGTAAAACTTTCCAAATTATTCTATCTTGTCATCCACACGCaatagcaccaaatataatataaaaaatcacACTGCACATTTTACTAGAGAACTCTGAGAAATCCCTTGTAAACACAACACAAAATGCGGTCTGTGTCACGAAAAATAAAACAGCCTTCAATGGCACCCTATTTGCAGTAATGTGGATACAGAACAGTCCATACTATTCTCCATATCAcacttaaggcatcaaaacctACTTAAATCCTAATGCAGAGAACAAAACCCCTCTCAAATCACATAATTCCTTAAAGTTCCCCTATCAATCCAAATTTCAAGCATCCCAATATGAATTCAAAATTTCCAGTTTATACAACAACCATAACCTTCAAGGCTTCAACAATTACACTAAAAACCCAGTTCAACTTCGCCTTAATTGTCacaaaaagaaataaacttGAGCATCAAAATGACGAGAAACATGTAATTCAGGAATAAATTGAGGTACCTGGAGGTGGGTTTTGGAATCGATAAGTAGTTTCTGCTTAGCATGGATTCTCAGGGCTTTGTAGTCTCCTCCGTACCTCAGAGAAGTTTCCATTTGCTTTCTCTATTCAATTCCTCCAGCAAACACCAAATGATTTGCCACAAACGCTATCCAATCCAACCGCTATAAGCCCTAGCGAAGCTGAAGATTGGTATTTGGGCCGGTCTCAGAACCTTTCTCCATTTTGGCCCGCTTAAGCACGCCCTCTTCTTTTGTGACTGCCCAACTTTTAGTTCAGGCCTTCCGCCTTATATTGGGCAGCCCATTATGATGGTGGGCTCATTCTAATATGGGCTCTAATCTAGCAGTCTCGCACCAGTTGACGGAATCCGGGAAAAAGACAATATCCATATTCCTCAAATGCGCTTTGATCGACAGAAACTGAGCTGAACGGAGGCTAAAACGAGCGGGCGACGATGGGGTTTCTCCGGTTCAGTTTGCTTCTTTTCACAGTCGCTCTGCTTACGTCAACTGCACTTTCCGATCTGATCCTCTCCAAGGTCGATCGGTGTGTAAGTCTCTTCTGAAACCCTTGATTTCTGTTCGTTTCTCAGTAAATTTTTATTCTTATTCATTCGATCATTCTGGAGTGCATTTGATCGGTTGTGGTCGGTTCATGTTTGTCTCCTCGATTAGCTAGTGTCAACGTTTAAATCGTAAATCAGAGTAAGATTTAAGAAAGTAATTTGATGAGTTGGGGGATTCTATGGAATTGTTAATtagattttcatttattttgagGATACTGATTATTTACGATCCGCTATTGCAGATTGATTTGACATCACAAATTGTACGCATTACTTCGACGCTGAAGGTGactgtttaaactttaaagctGCCTCCTTGTTTTACTTCCTATTTCTGTTGTATAGTACGTTACTACAGCTTTTGTGTTTGTTAATGGTGATCTTATTGTTCCTATTGTGCGATATATAGGTGGAGAATCCAGATTCTAACCCAGTTTCGGAGGTTTTGCTGGCCTTTCCTGAGCGGCAAGCAAAAAACTTGGCTTATTTGACGGCAACACTTCATGGGGGCAAAGGGAAAGCAAAAACTTCTGCTGCTACTCTCCCTGTTGAAGTTGCCAATCCAAATGGAAAGCCTCAAGGCTTGAATTTTTATTCAGTTTCATTGCAGAAGAAACTGGTCAAAGGGGATAGCTTGATTTTGGATGTGTTGGCTGTATTTACCCATGCACTGCAACCATTTCCTGAGAAGATCACCCAGGCTGATGTCCAGCTTGGTTTGTTCCAGGAGAGTGCACACTATCTGTCTCCTTATGTGGTCAAGGTCCAATCTCTTATTGTTAAACTGGCTGATACTAGGGTTGAATTCTATACAAAATTGGATAACACAAAGATACATGGTTCAG
It encodes:
- the LOC120010817 gene encoding outer envelope pore protein 21B, chloroplastic-like — translated: METSLRYGGDYKALRIHAKQKLLIDSKTHLQLHGELDTRIGAPSYFCAMIRHFYPEASANLGVGVKYSKHEKLQYSVRGKMSFPVTSDDLLSFVIKGQCDVDKEFREKNYKGGAEFTWSLLNFQKDQDVRLKIGYEAFDKVPYMQIKENNWTLNGDMNGRWNLRYDL